In a genomic window of Shouchella clausii:
- a CDS encoding amidase, producing MNWNAFIDKDVKREGANAGILAGKTFAVKDVFAVKGHTNSAGNPNWLKTAQQATSDSPSIAKLLAAGADLHGMAVTDELMYSLNGENVHYGTPVNPYGADRVPGGSSSGSAVAVAAELTDFAIGTDTGGSIRIPSSYCGIYGFRPSHGAVDISGVIPLAESFDTVGWMARDVELLKDIGTILLGDQTVEEEAGEQLLIDEALVGIAEPNVQALVLQAADRLGAKPISRWTSDRIDEGFETFRHLQAREIWRQHGEWVQAAKPAFAADIGARFQWASTLPQQELPLYKDKQTAMKRAFAADFAPNDIVLLPTAAGPAPKRGGSGQELEAIRAKTMKLTSIAGLAGCPQITIPFASVEGLPIGLSAIGYPGQDLFLLSWANRLFGVHT from the coding sequence ATGAATTGGAACGCGTTTATAGACAAGGACGTGAAGCGAGAGGGAGCAAATGCCGGCATCCTTGCAGGAAAGACATTTGCGGTGAAAGACGTGTTTGCTGTGAAAGGTCACACAAACAGTGCTGGCAATCCTAATTGGCTTAAGACAGCGCAACAAGCAACGTCAGACAGCCCGAGCATCGCCAAACTTTTGGCAGCAGGCGCTGATTTGCACGGCATGGCGGTCACCGATGAGCTCATGTACAGTTTGAATGGCGAAAACGTCCATTATGGGACGCCTGTAAACCCGTACGGCGCCGACCGCGTACCAGGCGGCTCTTCAAGCGGCTCAGCTGTAGCGGTAGCTGCTGAACTGACCGATTTTGCGATTGGGACAGACACAGGTGGATCGATCCGCATACCGTCATCCTATTGCGGCATTTATGGCTTTCGCCCAAGCCATGGCGCTGTCGACATAAGCGGGGTGATTCCACTTGCGGAAAGCTTCGATACGGTCGGTTGGATGGCCCGTGATGTCGAATTGCTAAAGGATATAGGGACTATCTTGCTTGGCGATCAGACAGTGGAAGAAGAAGCGGGCGAGCAACTTTTGATTGATGAGGCGCTTGTGGGCATCGCAGAGCCTAACGTTCAAGCACTTGTCTTGCAGGCGGCGGATCGCCTCGGCGCTAAACCAATTTCCCGGTGGACATCCGACAGGATCGACGAAGGGTTTGAAACGTTCCGCCACCTTCAAGCACGGGAAATTTGGCGGCAACACGGCGAATGGGTACAAGCAGCCAAACCTGCCTTTGCAGCTGATATTGGCGCCCGATTCCAATGGGCCAGCACCCTTCCACAACAGGAACTGCCGCTCTACAAGGACAAGCAAACTGCAATGAAGCGCGCCTTTGCAGCTGACTTTGCGCCAAACGATATTGTGCTGTTGCCGACTGCCGCTGGTCCAGCCCCGAAAAGAGGCGGGTCTGGGCAAGAACTAGAAGCGATTCGGGCCAAGACGATGAAGTTAACGTCTATCGCTGGACTTGCAGGCTGTCCGCAAATCACCATTCCGTTTGCTTCAGTTGAAGGGCTGCCTATTGGGCTTTCGGCCATTGGCTATCCGGGCCAGGACCTTTTTTTGCTCTCTTGGGCCAATCGTTTATTTGGGGTTCATACATAA
- a CDS encoding DUF2071 domain-containing protein, protein MDNIADRLHSFVRKQWIMAQTWEHVLFAHWQVSKSQLMPLLPAGLSLDLYHGTAWVSVLPFYLSTLRPRFLPPFPGAKAFPELNVRTYVIHEGRPGIYFFSLDASHFLAVQTARTFFHLPYVHATMTFTEQQESIQFWSRRNTGSHAECTASYFPMSQPKPAAPGSLAHWLVERYRLYTSSSKHLYYQDIDHEPWQLQKTAANVKAIEVAHNAKRQDVWFFQKGKCSFKKELPK, encoded by the coding sequence ATGGACAACATAGCGGACAGGCTGCATTCTTTTGTTAGAAAGCAATGGATCATGGCGCAAACGTGGGAGCACGTCCTGTTTGCTCATTGGCAAGTGTCGAAATCGCAACTAATGCCTCTGCTTCCTGCTGGGCTTAGTTTGGATTTGTATCATGGCACTGCCTGGGTCAGTGTGTTGCCTTTTTATTTGAGCACATTACGCCCTCGGTTTTTGCCTCCCTTTCCAGGGGCGAAAGCATTCCCCGAATTAAACGTTCGCACATATGTCATACACGAAGGAAGACCAGGCATTTATTTTTTCAGCCTAGACGCAAGCCACTTTCTTGCTGTACAGACGGCACGCACGTTTTTTCACTTGCCTTATGTCCACGCAACGATGACATTTACAGAACAACAGGAGTCGATCCAGTTTTGGAGCCGCAGAAACACGGGAAGCCATGCTGAATGCACAGCGTCGTATTTTCCGATGTCGCAGCCAAAGCCCGCCGCTCCTGGCTCATTGGCGCATTGGCTCGTGGAAAGGTACAGGCTTTACACCTCATCCTCGAAGCATCTGTATTATCAAGATATCGACCATGAGCCATGGCAATTGCAAAAAACGGCTGCCAACGTGAAGGCGATCGAAGTAGCGCATAATGCCAAAAGGCAAGATGTGTGGTTTTTTCAGAAGGGGAAATGCTCGTTCAAAAAGGAGTTGCCTAAATAG
- a CDS encoding prolyl oligopeptidase family serine peptidase — protein MHVKKGKLVIVIVAASAVVAVLFLINKMNESESSIAGVDLLTEVTSTGEQVVGAAIEYTVPITSTNLSETSYSVQAIKGGHHISRNVEHVYVGQAPELGNPVSEGHYVIIKFSGNDLHGGTLSWNGSKYQSSRPTPMYRIQQVEAITTNDGQQLPPTSDEVVSTGERSPVVESFSYESYQNQAGATLPYRLYEPNQEEGERYPLVLFLHGGGERGNDNQIHLLGSEGGVAFARPDVQEQHPSFVVAPQAPYDPSVPLLEGWTTEPTYSMVLELVESMKERYPIDPDRIYIHGMSMGGIGTWNFIETNPDLFAGAIAICGYGHPERAEAIKDVPIWAFHGEDDKIIDVSGSRLMVEALEKVRGHIRYTEFKTGELRSPHSAWGPVYEDKRVIEWLYAQSRAN, from the coding sequence ATGCACGTTAAAAAAGGGAAGTTGGTCATCGTGATTGTTGCGGCAAGTGCTGTGGTTGCTGTGCTTTTTCTTATAAATAAGATGAACGAAAGCGAGTCTTCCATTGCCGGAGTCGATTTACTGACGGAAGTAACGTCAACAGGTGAGCAAGTCGTTGGAGCAGCGATTGAATACACTGTGCCGATTACGTCGACTAACTTATCTGAAACAAGCTATTCGGTACAAGCAATTAAAGGCGGCCATCATATTTCAAGAAACGTCGAACATGTTTACGTCGGCCAAGCGCCTGAACTTGGCAATCCTGTAAGTGAAGGGCATTATGTCATTATTAAATTTAGTGGAAACGACTTACATGGAGGCACGCTTAGCTGGAATGGCAGCAAGTATCAAAGCAGTCGCCCTACGCCAATGTATCGGATTCAACAGGTTGAAGCGATCACCACCAACGACGGGCAGCAGTTGCCGCCAACGAGCGACGAAGTCGTCTCAACTGGCGAACGCTCGCCTGTAGTTGAGTCTTTTTCTTATGAATCTTACCAAAATCAAGCGGGAGCAACGTTGCCGTACCGGTTATATGAACCGAATCAAGAAGAGGGAGAACGCTATCCGCTCGTGCTTTTTCTTCATGGCGGCGGCGAGCGAGGCAACGACAACCAGATCCACTTGCTTGGCAGCGAAGGGGGAGTCGCCTTTGCCCGCCCAGATGTGCAAGAACAACATCCGTCGTTTGTGGTAGCGCCACAAGCCCCTTATGACCCTTCCGTACCTTTGCTTGAAGGGTGGACAACAGAACCAACGTATAGCATGGTGCTTGAATTAGTCGAGTCGATGAAAGAGCGCTATCCAATTGATCCTGACCGTATATATATCCATGGCATGTCCATGGGAGGGATTGGAACGTGGAATTTCATTGAAACCAACCCTGACTTATTTGCCGGAGCGATTGCCATTTGTGGATACGGCCACCCTGAAAGGGCAGAGGCGATAAAAGATGTTCCCATTTGGGCATTCCATGGCGAGGATGACAAAATTATTGATGTGTCAGGGTCTCGCTTAATGGTGGAGGCGCTCGAAAAGGTAAGGGGCCATATTCGCTACACCGAATTTAAAACAGGAGAGCTGCGTTCCCCTCATTCAGCTTGGGGGCCGGTATACGAAGACAAACGGGTAATCGAGTGGTTGTATGCGCAATCGCGGGCCAACTAA
- a CDS encoding alpha/beta fold hydrolase, producing MNLFIEEFGDKQAPMMLFLHGGGLAGWMWEEQIDYFSHYHCVVVDLPGHGKSAHLPFSIKSCAKQLIELIETYAPGKETVLVGLSLGAQIGLEVLSSRPDLVQAAMINSANVRPSPTLKRWIRPAIHITSPLVKNKYFSKLQAKALYIREKHFERYYEESCQMKAGTLANMIEESVTYQLPSSFKDVEANVLIAIGGKEKAVIAKSARQILESNKRCIGIEVPGVGHGLSLAKPALFNEMVDCFLAGSSLPKGCVPL from the coding sequence ATGAATTTATTTATTGAGGAATTTGGTGACAAGCAAGCGCCAATGATGTTGTTTTTGCATGGCGGCGGATTAGCAGGATGGATGTGGGAGGAACAAATCGACTATTTTTCCCACTATCATTGTGTCGTTGTCGACTTGCCTGGCCATGGAAAGAGCGCCCATTTGCCCTTTTCGATCAAAAGTTGCGCTAAACAGCTAATTGAATTAATTGAAACGTATGCCCCAGGCAAGGAGACGGTGCTGGTCGGTTTATCTTTAGGGGCGCAAATTGGCCTTGAAGTGTTAAGCAGCCGTCCAGATTTAGTACAGGCTGCAATGATAAACAGTGCGAATGTTCGGCCGTCTCCAACATTGAAAAGATGGATTCGCCCTGCCATTCACATAACCTCTCCACTCGTAAAAAACAAATATTTTTCAAAACTCCAAGCAAAAGCGCTTTATATAAGGGAGAAACATTTTGAACGCTACTATGAGGAAAGCTGCCAAATGAAAGCAGGTACGCTTGCGAACATGATAGAAGAGAGCGTGACCTACCAGTTGCCTTCTTCTTTCAAGGACGTGGAAGCGAACGTGCTTATCGCGATTGGCGGGAAAGAAAAAGCGGTCATTGCCAAATCAGCCCGGCAAATACTGGAGAGCAACAAGCGTTGCATCGGCATTGAAGTACCAGGTGTAGGGCATGGCCTTTCTTTAGCGAAACCAGCCCTTTTTAATGAAATGGTTGACTGTTTTCTGGCTGGATCATCCTTGCCAAAAGGGTGTGTCCCGTTATAA
- a CDS encoding elongation factor G, with the protein MKTINIGVLAHVDAGKTTLTEQMLYQAGVIKEAGSVDKGNTTTDTLAIERERGITVKAAAVSFFWNDVKVNIIDTPGHADFISEVEHALTILDGAILIVSAVEGVQAQTRVLMQSLKAYRIPTVFFINKIDRVGADYKRVIKQIKWLLDDHICPMCEQTQGDTAYSIKATCPQTAGWLDVLALHNDELLAAYVENEPVSEMELRKELSQQTKKAVAYPLFIGSAAKGVGVSALLHSLSHWFSHTTEEASERDLSGIVFKVTELPNGEREALVRLYEGRLVARKMVSVIRADHPSFSVKVKHLQQLENGGRTGASAVSAGDVAVLREKSLQVGDILGKRVPQMKRFAFKKPPLQVQVHTDRKEEAIALHRALARLAAEDPFLQYTQDAATGDHFIRIFGHVQQEVLLSALKNEQGLSVSMSEPLVVCIEKPSGVGAAVEWIGEKGNPFYATLGFRVEPGPEGSGLSYQLEAELGSLPPAFQRAVHDTCRVVLQEGLKGWAVEDIIVTLTHTGYWSPVSTARDFRGLAPLVLMEALRQAGTSVYEPLERIEVIVPERFLSTLLSRIVQLGGNVLEPAFHQAGVLIKGTIPVRTATRLKSSIHALSGGEGILISKPGGYERVAGKAPTKERRQLNPLERTNYLMRFSHTM; encoded by the coding sequence ATGAAAACAATCAACATTGGGGTGTTGGCCCATGTTGATGCCGGCAAGACGACGTTAACCGAGCAAATGTTATACCAAGCTGGCGTCATCAAGGAAGCCGGTTCAGTCGATAAGGGCAACACAACCACCGATACACTTGCGATTGAAAGAGAACGAGGCATTACAGTCAAAGCAGCAGCCGTCTCTTTTTTCTGGAACGATGTAAAGGTGAATATTATTGATACGCCAGGCCACGCTGACTTTATATCTGAAGTCGAGCACGCGCTAACGATTTTGGATGGCGCCATTTTAATTGTATCCGCTGTCGAAGGCGTCCAAGCACAAACGCGTGTCTTGATGCAGTCGCTAAAAGCGTACCGTATCCCGACTGTATTTTTTATAAATAAAATTGACCGTGTTGGCGCCGACTATAAACGTGTCATTAAACAAATCAAATGGTTGCTTGACGACCACATTTGCCCGATGTGCGAACAAACACAGGGCGACACGGCTTATTCCATTAAAGCCACTTGTCCGCAAACAGCTGGCTGGCTAGACGTTCTCGCGCTTCACAACGACGAGTTGTTGGCCGCTTATGTTGAAAATGAACCTGTAAGTGAAATGGAATTGCGGAAAGAGCTGTCGCAACAAACCAAAAAAGCAGTGGCTTATCCCCTTTTTATTGGTTCAGCAGCAAAAGGAGTTGGCGTTTCCGCCTTGCTTCACTCGCTTTCCCATTGGTTTAGCCACACAACAGAGGAAGCGTCGGAGCGGGATCTTTCTGGCATTGTATTTAAAGTGACCGAGTTGCCTAACGGCGAACGGGAAGCGCTTGTCCGCCTTTACGAAGGAAGGCTAGTCGCTAGAAAAATGGTTTCAGTCATCCGTGCTGACCACCCATCCTTTTCGGTAAAAGTCAAGCATTTACAACAGTTAGAGAATGGCGGGCGGACTGGCGCTTCTGCCGTCAGTGCTGGCGACGTTGCTGTGTTGCGTGAGAAGTCTCTACAAGTCGGCGATATCCTCGGTAAGCGTGTGCCCCAAATGAAACGATTTGCGTTTAAAAAACCGCCGCTTCAAGTACAAGTGCACACTGACCGCAAAGAGGAGGCAATCGCCCTTCATCGGGCATTAGCCCGTTTAGCAGCAGAAGACCCGTTTTTGCAATATACACAAGACGCGGCTACAGGCGACCACTTTATCCGCATATTTGGCCACGTCCAGCAGGAAGTGCTTTTGTCGGCGCTTAAAAATGAACAGGGCCTTTCCGTTTCCATGAGCGAGCCCCTTGTCGTTTGTATTGAAAAACCTTCAGGCGTTGGGGCTGCTGTCGAATGGATTGGTGAAAAAGGCAATCCTTTTTACGCCACTCTAGGCTTTCGAGTCGAGCCTGGGCCAGAAGGGAGCGGGCTCTCTTATCAACTCGAAGCAGAGCTTGGTTCGCTGCCACCTGCTTTTCAGCGAGCAGTCCATGACACATGCCGAGTTGTATTGCAAGAAGGGTTAAAAGGCTGGGCGGTAGAGGATATCATCGTAACGCTCACCCATACAGGTTATTGGAGTCCTGTTTCGACAGCAAGGGATTTCCGCGGCCTGGCGCCATTGGTCTTAATGGAGGCGCTCCGGCAAGCAGGCACATCCGTCTATGAACCGTTAGAGAGAATCGAAGTGATTGTGCCAGAGCGTTTTTTAAGCACTCTCCTATCACGAATCGTCCAGCTAGGAGGAAACGTGTTAGAGCCAGCCTTCCACCAAGCCGGCGTCCTCATAAAAGGGACCATTCCTGTACGAACGGCAACCCGTTTAAAATCATCGATACACGCCCTTTCCGGCGGAGAAGGAATCTTAATCTCTAAGCCAGGCGGGTACGAACGGGTGGCAGGAAAGGCTCCCACAAAGGAACGGAGGCAGTTGAACCCATTAGAACGGACGAATTACTTGATGCGCTTTAGCCATACCATGTAG
- a CDS encoding GNAT family N-acetyltransferase has product MEITIKHLTNEALAQEAQEQFTANGIMRREGYFRTCLDENYNGDRVTVLAFYQGALAGCGHLLKKSPYAHFRNQRIPEVNDLVVFPPYRRRGVGQALIHALEQLSRDLGYQTVGLGVGLYKDYGSAQRLYARLGYIPDGHGICAGGEPIDAGSHAVVDDELLMYWTKKLK; this is encoded by the coding sequence ATGGAGATTACGATTAAGCATCTAACAAACGAGGCGTTAGCGCAAGAGGCGCAAGAGCAATTTACGGCAAACGGGATCATGAGGAGAGAAGGTTATTTTCGGACATGCCTTGACGAAAACTACAATGGCGATCGCGTCACTGTTCTTGCTTTTTATCAAGGAGCGCTGGCCGGGTGCGGTCATCTCTTGAAAAAATCGCCGTATGCCCATTTCCGCAATCAACGCATTCCCGAAGTAAATGATCTTGTTGTTTTTCCGCCATATCGGCGCCGGGGCGTCGGCCAAGCTCTTATTCACGCACTCGAACAGCTTAGCCGTGATTTAGGCTATCAAACGGTTGGCCTTGGCGTTGGCTTGTATAAAGATTACGGAAGCGCTCAACGGCTCTATGCCCGGCTTGGTTACATCCCAGACGGTCATGGCATTTGTGCTGGGGGGGAGCCAATCGACGCTGGCAGCCATGCTGTCGTGGATGATGAGCTGTTAATGTATTGGACAAAAAAGCTAAAGTAA
- a CDS encoding purine-nucleoside phosphorylase → MALLEQMKEAAEYIQSKSSLSPNVGIILGSGLGNVADEIENKVSIAYEEIPHFATSSAIGHANQLVIGTLKGQTVVAMKGRYHFYEGYHLQQVTFPVRVMKALGVKTLLITNSCGAVNTDFSPGELMLISDHLNLVGTNALIGENEDALGPRFPDLSEVYSSRLRQIAKSVAAEQGTTLQEGVYSWWSGPAYETPAEVRMIRILGGDAVGMSTVPEATVAAHAGMEVLGISCLTNMACGILEEPLSHDDVIEVAGKANAAFTKLVKGVLDRLPAS, encoded by the coding sequence ATGGCATTATTAGAACAAATGAAGGAAGCAGCTGAATATATTCAAAGCAAGAGCAGCTTATCGCCGAATGTCGGAATCATTCTCGGTTCGGGGCTTGGAAATGTAGCAGACGAAATTGAAAACAAAGTTTCGATTGCCTACGAAGAGATTCCCCACTTTGCCACCTCTTCGGCCATTGGCCATGCGAACCAATTGGTGATTGGCACTTTAAAAGGCCAGACGGTTGTGGCGATGAAAGGGCGTTACCATTTTTACGAAGGGTATCATTTGCAGCAAGTCACTTTTCCAGTACGTGTCATGAAAGCACTTGGCGTGAAAACGCTGTTGATTACGAACTCCTGTGGAGCTGTGAATACCGACTTTTCGCCAGGGGAGTTGATGCTTATCAGCGACCACTTAAACCTAGTTGGCACCAATGCGCTCATTGGCGAAAATGAAGATGCGCTAGGACCAAGGTTTCCTGATCTTTCGGAAGTTTATAGTTCCCGTTTGCGGCAAATCGCCAAAAGCGTGGCAGCTGAACAAGGCACCACATTGCAAGAGGGCGTTTATAGCTGGTGGAGCGGCCCTGCCTACGAAACGCCTGCAGAAGTGCGGATGATTCGCATTCTAGGTGGTGACGCGGTCGGCATGTCTACCGTTCCCGAAGCGACTGTTGCGGCACATGCTGGCATGGAAGTACTGGGAATTTCCTGTTTAACAAACATGGCGTGTGGCATTTTAGAAGAACCGTTGAGCCATGATGATGTGATCGAAGTTGCTGGCAAGGCAAATGCCGCTTTTACCAAGCTTGTTAAAGGCGTTTTAGACCGTTTGCCGGCCTCGTAA
- a CDS encoding DUF3231 family protein: MGILSGNPKEEPMHYGEVYSAWGFVLAGNKMIAEYGVLLNHVGDDDLKKLLHTCMEQSKEEVKQVSELLKENGVALPPAAPEPPKANLDDIPPGARFMDADIAASASATTAAGLVACSKIMGQSIREDIAAMFGQFHASKATLAGKFLQLLKEKGWLVPPPLHQQPADEDV; encoded by the coding sequence ATGGGTATTTTAAGTGGAAATCCTAAAGAAGAACCTATGCACTACGGTGAAGTATACAGCGCCTGGGGCTTTGTATTAGCAGGCAACAAAATGATTGCCGAATACGGGGTGTTATTAAACCATGTCGGCGACGACGATTTAAAGAAACTGCTTCATACATGCATGGAGCAAAGCAAAGAGGAAGTTAAACAAGTTTCTGAACTGTTGAAGGAAAATGGCGTCGCCCTCCCTCCAGCAGCACCAGAACCGCCAAAAGCAAACCTTGATGACATTCCACCAGGCGCCCGTTTTATGGACGCTGATATAGCAGCCTCTGCTTCTGCTACGACTGCAGCGGGACTCGTGGCATGCAGCAAAATCATGGGCCAGTCTATTCGTGAAGACATCGCCGCCATGTTTGGCCAATTTCATGCTTCAAAAGCGACATTAGCAGGAAAGTTTTTGCAGCTGCTAAAAGAAAAAGGCTGGTTAGTCCCTCCTCCTCTTCACCAACAACCAGCTGATGAGGACGTGTAA
- a CDS encoding SDR family oxidoreductase encodes MKQVLVMGGTEFVGKAFLQQLINLGYSVDFLTTGRRRSTISGYTTHIKCNRKKRSDLTAALKHKQYHYIVDISAYDKEDVETLFLSINRTKLERYLFLSSGSVYCPSDTIFLEDSPRGENSHWGKYGLNKKEAEDFLISKANEIPFVIFRPPYIYGEGNNLYREAYFFYNMALGNPILIPESNTNVQFIHIADVLRTILATFENRHAVCQSYNLAHRETITWKSLMSTFKKITNSPSKIIEVEQKFLTENEIGSKQFFPFRDVSYLMDTTKLTKDGLPTPAINLEKGLERSYKWFKQQRDFVPPRHSMNKVDFILNAYTQ; translated from the coding sequence TTGAAACAAGTTTTAGTTATGGGCGGGACAGAATTTGTAGGGAAAGCCTTTCTTCAGCAACTGATCAACCTCGGTTATTCAGTTGATTTTTTGACGACAGGAAGAAGAAGATCAACGATTTCAGGTTATACAACCCATATAAAATGCAATAGAAAAAAACGATCGGATTTGACAGCAGCACTTAAACACAAACAATACCATTACATTGTCGATATCTCCGCATACGATAAAGAGGATGTAGAGACATTATTCCTTTCAATTAACCGTACAAAGCTAGAACGTTATTTATTTTTAAGTTCAGGCTCTGTATATTGCCCGAGTGATACCATCTTTCTTGAAGATAGTCCTAGAGGGGAAAATTCCCATTGGGGCAAGTACGGATTAAACAAAAAAGAGGCAGAAGATTTTCTTATTAGCAAAGCCAATGAAATTCCATTTGTCATTTTCCGTCCTCCTTACATTTATGGAGAAGGAAATAATCTATATAGAGAAGCTTATTTTTTCTACAACATGGCTTTAGGGAACCCAATCCTTATTCCTGAAAGCAACACAAACGTTCAATTTATACACATTGCGGATGTGCTTAGGACGATTCTCGCTACATTCGAGAATCGTCATGCAGTTTGTCAAAGTTACAACCTCGCCCACCGAGAAACCATCACTTGGAAGTCTCTGATGAGTACATTCAAGAAAATAACGAATAGCCCTTCAAAAATAATAGAGGTGGAGCAAAAATTTTTAACAGAGAATGAGATTGGTTCAAAGCAATTTTTCCCTTTTCGCGACGTTTCTTATCTTATGGATACTACTAAATTAACAAAAGATGGCCTGCCAACACCCGCTATCAACCTTGAAAAAGGGCTTGAAAGAAGTTATAAGTGGTTTAAACAACAAAGGGATTTCGTCCCTCCTCGTCATTCAATGAATAAAGTCGATTTTATTTTAAATGCTTATACGCAATAA
- a CDS encoding DUF2512 family protein: MKHVKALAVKGIMTLVFLYVILGFGFGLSFWDVFVITVVLGAISYLGDILILPKITNMMATVADLGIAFFLVWLLGMALAPIAPGTMAGAAAISAIAIAVGEYFFHIYLAKLGIGSDRLSTSSS; this comes from the coding sequence ATGAAACATGTAAAAGCATTAGCCGTTAAAGGCATTATGACGCTTGTGTTCCTTTACGTAATCCTAGGCTTTGGTTTTGGGTTGTCCTTTTGGGATGTCTTTGTAATTACAGTCGTTCTTGGGGCGATTTCCTATTTAGGTGACATTCTTATCTTACCTAAAATCACGAACATGATGGCCACTGTGGCTGATTTGGGCATAGCCTTTTTCCTCGTGTGGTTGCTAGGAATGGCACTTGCCCCCATTGCCCCAGGCACCATGGCAGGAGCTGCCGCCATTTCAGCAATTGCGATTGCGGTTGGCGAATACTTCTTCCATATTTACTTGGCCAAATTAGGTATTGGTTCAGACCGATTAAGCACGTCCTCTTCATAA